TCCCGTGGTTTGTCCCTGGGTATGCGCCTGGAAAACTGGCCGCCGGCCAGCCTGAAAGGCGACAGCAAGTTAAGCCCCTGTAAGCATTTGGTAGTCGCGACGGTGTCGTGATTAGTAGAAAGAACCCGAGCGGTGCTACAGCTTAGCGCGACACCGCTCCAGAACGACCTGCTGTGACAGCAACTTAGGTCGTAAGGAATTGAGTCATGCGTCATCGCTATAGTGGCCGTAAATTCAGCCGCACGAGCGCTCACCGCAAGGCCATGTTCAAGAACATGAGCGCCTCTCTGGTGGAGCACGAACTGATCAAAACCACACTGGCCAAAGCCAAAGAACTGCGCCGCGTTGCCGAGCCGCTGATCACTCTGGCTAAGAAAGACAGTGTTGCTAACCGCCGTCTGGCTTTCGCTCGTATCCGTGATAAGGATGCTGTGCGCAAGCTGTTCGACGAGCTGGGTCCTCGTTACGAAGCTCGTCCTGGTGGTTACATCCGTATCATGAAGTGTGGTTTCCGCGCTGGTGATAAGGCGCCGATGGCATACGTTGAGCTGGTAGACCGTCCTCAAGTAGAAGACGAAGCTGCTGAAGCTTAAGCGTTATTAGCCATAGCGCTACGGAAGGCCGGTCTTTGACCGGCCTTTTTTTGCCATAAGGAGATTTTTGTATGTCTTTTGAGCAACTGTTAAAGAGTTTGAATCCCGAGATTGTGGGCAGCTTAAAGCGGGCCATTGAACTTGGAAAATGGCCCAATGGTGTTGCGCTATCCCCTGAGCAGCGCAGCCTCTGCGCAGAAGCGGTTTCCAATTGGGAGTCCGCAAACCTTCCGCGGGAGCAGCAGGTAGGCTATGTGGCGCCGAAGACCAAGGATGAGCCCTGTGTAGGAAAAAAAGACGATGAGCAAGCTGTTAACTGGGTTGGCTAGCTAATCAGTCTGTAAGATATTGGCACTTTATTCATTGGTGAGGGCGTTATTTTCTTTCATGCTCTCCCAATTCTCTGCTTAGATAGTTACCGACAGACAAATACATAATTTCTAATTTGCTCGGTAACTAATTATGAAAAAGCTGATTTTGCTTGCCGGAGCAGTAACGCTCGCCGTTGTAGGGGTTGATCACTACGATATTGATGTGCGCTCAAGTGTGACCAAGGTGCGCCAGATGATAGAGCCGCTAAAAGATGATAGTGAATTAGTAAAGAATATTTCTGACAGCATACCCTGGTCCCAGCTGGAACATGCGGAGGTCGAAGAGTTGTTAAATCATCCTCGGGTTCAGGCTTATCTGGACCGTGAGAATGTTAAGCAGGCGCTCAAGGACTACTTTGCAGACCTGGGCAATCTCTCTGGTGAAGAGGCCTGGGATGCAATTGAAAAAATAGAGCGGGAATCGCGTATTACAGGCTATGAAGCGCTTTCAA
This DNA window, taken from Microbulbifer sp. MKSA007, encodes the following:
- a CDS encoding DUF1315 family protein, which encodes MSFEQLLKSLNPEIVGSLKRAIELGKWPNGVALSPEQRSLCAEAVSNWESANLPREQQVGYVAPKTKDEPCVGKKDDEQAVNWVG
- the rplQ gene encoding 50S ribosomal protein L17 is translated as MRHRYSGRKFSRTSAHRKAMFKNMSASLVEHELIKTTLAKAKELRRVAEPLITLAKKDSVANRRLAFARIRDKDAVRKLFDELGPRYEARPGGYIRIMKCGFRAGDKAPMAYVELVDRPQVEDEAAEA